Genomic window (Hydrogenimonas cancrithermarum):
CTGTTTTTTCATCAACCTTATCGACCCTTACAGAAATTTTGTCTTTAATTGAAAGACCAGGCTTTCAGGCAGAATTTCGTCATAATCGAGCGTACCTTCGAAACTCTCCCCTTTATCGTAAAGTTTGAGACGATGTAAACCTGGATACCATATAACGGGCATGCGCCCAAGATAAGATGCCCACATGCTGAAAGTGGAAGCGGAAGCTACAAGTACCGGGCTTTTACTCAACGCCAGCAGATCCGCGATTGCCGAACCGTAAAAGCATCGTTTGGTCCCCGGCAGAGACAAAATATCTTTGAGTTCTTCATCCGTACCATCCGAAAAGATATTGACCGGGACATCACTCCCGATGGCTTTTCTCAAATTTTCAATTACGTTGATATACCACTTTAGAGGCAGACGATAATTCCAGCGGCCTTCTCTTAAAAATGCGTCGTTTGGTGCAATGGCGAAGTCTCCCATCCGAATATGAACACTTATCCCATCCGCTTCGAAGCTCTCCACTGCTCGTTTATGATGTGGCATGACGATTTTTAGAAGCTCTTTTTTGATGATCGAATGATCTTTTAAAATCGGATGAAAAGATCTTTCCAGGCCTTTGAAGACGATCACTTTCGGTCTTAGGCTTTTCTCTTTCATGGCTTCGATGGCATGGTTTTCATCCACTTTCTCAGCCAAATGAAGAAGAAGAAACTTTTTCAATCCTCCGATTTCGCGCTCTTCGAACAAGTCGTTGTAAAACCGTTTGTCGAACTCTCCCCGAAGAATTGGACCGAGTTTGATGGTTTTCCATGTGCTGTTGATGCGTTTTAGGTTGTGTTTTTTTGCAAACGCTACGGATCTCGCCCAGGGGAAAAGCAGGTTTCCAAGTCCGGGACCGCCCAGGCGGAAACCGAAACTCTCTCCGCTGCTGAGTGATGCGAAAGTGTAAACAGATGAATCCATTGATTGGCCTTTTTGGAAGAAAAAGTTTAAAACTGTTTGATATAAATGATATATTTGACTAATTTAGATCTGTAATTATAACGAAACTCGGTTAAATCAGCCATATGGCGATAATCCCCTTTTGAAATGAGCGATAGCTTTTTGTCTTTTTCTTTCAGGACTTCTTCAATTCCTTGATTTTTGACGGCGACAATCGGCACACCCGTTTGCATGGCTTCGGTGTAGACACATCCAAAGGCCTCATAGTATGAAGGGAGTACGAAAAGATCGAGAGAGTTGTAAAACTCGTTGAGTTGCCTATGATCCACCTCTTTTTCAAAAACGACCATCTTGTCGAGTCCATGCTCGGCGATATACTTTTTGCATGATGCCATTGTCGGTCCACTACCTATGAGGCGGACTTCTATATCTTTGATCCCCCGGCATTTCAGTTCGTAAACGGCTTTCATCAATGTCATATGATCTTTAATCTCAAAAAAATTTCCAATACAGCCAATCAATCGTAAATTGGCTATTTTCCTTGGTTGGTAATCTGTAAAACTTTTGCGTATCGACACCGTTGTAGAGAACATACCGACTGGGGTTTGAAAACGCTTTCTCTTCCAACAGCTGGTCGAGAACTTTTTGGCTGACGCCGATGTTGAGGTCGGCTCGATTCGCGATATCAAGAAGTCTCTTTTTCATATATATGGCATTGAGCTCTTTCAAGAAGCCTTTTAGGATACCGACATTCAAAAGTTGGAAGACATCGAAGCCGTGATGTTGTATCAATGATGGGATGCCAAACTTTTCTCCAAGCGTTACGGCCAAAGCGCCTCCCGGATAAAGTGTATGTGCATGGACAAATGCGATATCGTCGAAATCTATACCGACAATGTTCCGAATGAAACGTTCGAGTCGTAAAGCATTGAGAGAGTGGAATATTCCAGGAAGTGTCGACGAAGAAAGATCGATCACTCTGAAGTTGTAGACTTTGATGCCCTGGTAAAGATACTCCTGGCAATCGATTTTAAGATAAAAAGGGTGAACCTTTATAATGATGATTTCATACTCACCATTTCTTTCAATTGCTTTGACCTGATCGTAAATATCCGGTCTATAGAAACGTGTAGGCGTGGGGGAAGGGGTCAGCTACAAATAAATTTTTTCATTCTATTTCTATTCAAAGAACTTTTTTTAATTCAGAAATAATGAGTTTGGCATGTGCATCGGCATCATAATGGTGATCTGTGGGAATTTTATTTTTCAATTCCTGTATAACCAGACCATTTTTACCCAATGACTGGTTATCAAGATTTATCATATCGATATGATGCTCTTTACAATAGTTTTCAATAGCTTTGTTGAATTTCAATGTCAACTTTGTTCGATCCAGTTGAGATGCTTTTACTTCTTTTCTAGCGTGTGCCACTTCTCCTTTCGATTTTTCGTCGATGGTTGGCAGTGGAGTGCTGATGACTATTAACTTGCTCCGTGCTGCAAGCCGGGAAATAAAAGCGGTATATTTATCAACAGCTTGATGAAACATCTCTTCTACTGTTGTGTTGTATTTTGATGCACGGTACCAAATTACAAACCCGGTATCAACCTCACCGAGCATAATAATGATTTTATCAAAATCTTTTTTTGCAACGGTATCATTGAAAATATTGTAAGCTTGGGTTTTTGACCGAGGATTCTCCAAACCAGATGCTGTAGCCCCACCTACCGATACTACTTGGAAATATTTGAATGGAAAATGTAACATAAAGCGAAAATTGTGAAAAACCGTTACATGTGAATCTCCGAGAACCAATATCGTTTCTCGTGCCAACTTTTTGTGAAAAAATCTTACGACAGTGGAAAGTTTGGATAACAGTTTTTTCATTATACTTCTTTCATTTGTTCTCTTTTATTGTTTTAATAATAGCCATAATTTTTTTATAAAAAGGCAACCAATAGGCAAGGGGAACCAGTAAACCTACCCATATATAATCAAATATCGAATATTTGTATGGAAAAGTTCGAAAACCGAAATAATAGATTACTCCGATTGTAGCGATGAAAATAAAAAGGGAATATTTTTCCCATGGTGTAAAACCGAATCTTTTTTTTATAAAAAAAACATGAAAACTGTTCACCAGGAAAGAGGACACCGTACTTATCCATACTGCGGCGATAAGTCCAAACTCTGAAATGAATATAAGCGATGACAATATGAGAAAAATTGTGTTGCCAATTTTGATTTTGATCTCATCATTTTCCCATCCTCCCATTAACAATAGCATTCCCGAATTTCCTACAAACAAGTTGTAATAACTACCTAAAATCAGTACGGCAAGAGCTAATGTATAGTCTGATACATGGTGACCGTAAAGGGAAAGGATGTCGTGCGAGAAGAGTATGAGAAGGACAATGAACGGTGCACTGACAATATTGATGACAAATGTTGTATCTTTGAACAACATTCCCAGTTTTTCTATTTCACCGGCGGCGTGATATTTCGAAATAACGGGAGCAAAAACCGAGTTGAGATTGTTTAGCAAAAAAGCCGTCAAACCTCCCAGTGTTCCAAGAATGGCATAGATCCCTATATCGGAAGCCGGTAAATAAAGACTCATAATTAAACTGATGGTATAACCGCCTGCGATCCCGATAAGCGCATAAAAATACATTTTTTTCCCATAATCGATGATTTGTTTATCTTGTATAATCTCTTTCATTGGAAATGGTTTAAAAAAAGTAAACTTGGAGGTGTCGAATTTTTTGGTAAGAAGGTATAGAACTATCAATTGTGTAATAAGTTCTATAAAAATAAAATAATAAATACTGGTTGCGAATGAATAAATTATAAAAACCGATAATGCTCGCAATGTAATCATTACAAATGTACCATATAAAATTATTTCACGTATCTTTAAAAGGGATCTGTATGATGCTGACATTATACTTTGGTATAAGCTCAGCGGGATATAAAAGGCTGAAAACATGATCACTAAAGAGAGAAGCTTGTCGTGATCGTGAAAAATCAGAGAAATTTGATTATGGAAGAGAAACACAAGCAGTGCGACAATGCTTCCGATACCTAACAAAAATTGCAAGGAAAACGAAGCGAGATTGGAAGCTTTTTCATATTCTTTTTTTTCAATATATGCAGGGAGAAAGCGTAAAAGCACCTGAGGAATGGATAATGCAATAAAAGCAGTTATAGTTGAGATAACACCCATAGCTATAATATATTTGCCGTATCCTTCCGTTCCAACGGCATTGATAAGATAAATTTTTAGAAAAAAACCGACAACAAAACCATAAATAGAGCCAATCATACTCCAGCTGGCTTGTTTGAGAATCATTGAAAGCAAGGGTTGCCTTGTATTAGAAAATTTTTAAAAACTGTAATCAAATAATTTCAAATCTTGTTTGTAAACACTGACCACTTTTTCTATCATTTGCGGCGTATAAATGTCTCTATAATTTTCTCCTTTTTTATCTTTGCTTTTATTGAGGTGTTTCAGCTTTTCTCCGGTTCCAATTTTATGTCTGATTTTTTCATAATCTTCGTTGAAATTTTCGAAACGTCCAACGAAATTGACCATAAGATTTTTGTTTTCGTCATAAAGATATTTGTATTGTGGTATGAAATGAACCCATGAATCGGCATTTTCAGGTGTCAACCATTGCATGACGAATTTCTCGAAAGTATCATACGGTTTGAGAGTGGTTTCACCAAACTCTTTGTCCATTGCATTCATTCCGCCTTTCTTTAAAAAGGAATAAGCGGAAAGCAGACGATCGAAAGGATTTCTCACAAATGTAAATTTGAAATAATCATTATAGTTCTCTTCGCCAAAAATCCATTTAAAATGTTTATATGTTCTGTGACCGATTCCTTCAGCTTGATCACCGTACAAACTCTTGATGATCGAAATCCCTCCTGCTTTGGGAATGTGAATAAATATGCTCCGTGTTTCGTCAAAGCGTTTGTAAGTATTGCCAGGAGTTTTGCGTAAATTCTGATGGTATTTATATTCTTGCCAATGATGATATTTTTCTTTAATCTCTTCTGGTAAAAGTTTTCGTAATACAGGTATAATCATTTTAAATTTCCTTTATATAACGATGAACCAAGGGTTTAAAAGCTCCTTCTTGTTGTAAACAAGAGGAGCTTTAGATGCTAAATTTTCAATGTTGAATGTCGGATCGTATCGATACGTCATTTTCCCTGCTTCGCGGACGATGGCATCCGCAGCCGCCGTATCCCACTCCATCGTCGGAGCGAGACGCGGATAGATATCAGCACTGCCTTCGGCGACCATCAGCAGTTTCAAAGAGGAACCCTTTGAAATGAATGTTGAATGTTGGATGTTGGATGTTAAATTATCAATAAACTCCTGAGTTTCCTGATTGAGATGGGATTTTGACGCGACGATTTTTAATGTTGAATTTTTAATGTTTAATGTTGAATTTTCAATAGGTAGTTTTTGTGCATTTTTTAAATTTTTTTCATTCATCATTAAGCATTCATCATTCATCATTATCTTATACGCTCCTTCCCCTTTTTTGGCATAATAAAGTTCTCGGAGTGCCGGAGCATAGACGACGCCGAGCACCGGTGTATCTTTGTGAATCAGGGCGATGTTGATGGTGAATTCGCCGTTTTTTTTGATGAACTCCTTGGTCCCATCAATGGGATCGATGCACCAATAGTGCTCCCACTCTTTGCGCTCTTCGTAGGGGATGTCGCGTCCTTCTTCCGAAAGGATCGGCAGAGCCGATATTTGTGTTCCGTGTTCCGTGCTCCGTGTTCCGATTTTTGATAGGCCTTCGGAAATAATCTCGTGTGCTTTTTTGTCGGCTTCGGTCAGGGGGGATTTGTCCTCTTTGTATCCGACCTCGAAATCTTTTTCGTAAATTTCCATCACGGCTTCGCCGGCTTCGAGTGCGATGGTTATGACCTCCTCGATGGCGATGGCATCGAGAAGTCTCTCTGGTGTCTGGTGTTCCGTGTTCCGATTTTGATGCACTATATTCCTCATCCGTGATTTAGATAGTCGTTTGTCTGCAGGTAGTCGATGATCCGTTCGACACAAATTTCTAGTGGAATTTTATCGTTTTTTATATAAATTTCGGGTTTGACCGGAGGTTCATAGGGCGATGAGATACCGGTAAAATGTGGAATCTCTCCGGCTCGGGCTTTTTTATAGAGTCCTTTGGGGTCGCGCTGTTCACACACTTTAAGCGGTGTATCGATAAAGATTTCGATAAACTCTCCTTCTTCGACGAGATTTCTGACACTGTCGCGGTCACTTTGAAATGGAGAGATGAATGCCGTCAGCACGATAAGCCCGCTGTCGACGAAGAGTTTGGCAACTTCTCCGATACGGCGGATGTTTTCCACGCGGTCGGTGTCGCTGAAGCCGAGATCTTTGTTGAGTCCGTGGCGGATGTTGTCGCCATCGAGCAGATAGGTGTGTTTGCCCATCTCATGGAGTTTCGCTTCCACGGCGTTTGCGATGGTGCTTTTGCCGCTGCCGCTTAGACCGGTGAACCAGAGGATGCAGGGCTTTTGGTATTTCAGTTTTGCCCGCTCTTCTTTGGTGATGCGATGATCGTGCCAGACCACATGCTTATTTGACATAGTTCCTCTTGATGTATTGAAAGATTCGTTCCGCCGCTTCGTCCGGATCGGTTGTTTCCGTATCGACGACGATTTCGGCATGTTGCGGCTCTTCGTAGACGTCGCTGATGCCGGTGAAGTTTTTGAGTTCACCCTTCAGGGCTTTTTCGTAGACCCCTTTGTAGTCGCGCCTTTTGCACGTTTCGATGTCGGCTTTGACATAGACGACGACATTGTTCTTTACCATTTCACGGATGATTTTGCGCGACTCTCTATAGGGCGAGACGAACGAAGCCACCGTTGAGATGGAGTTGTTCTGCAGTGTCTGGATGAGATGGCCGATCCGTTTGATGTGATGGTTTCTATCTTCTCTGGTATATCCGACATTGGGAATGAGCTCGCGGATATCTTTCGAATCGATACGCTCAAGCGGTATGTCGAGTTTTTGAAGCTTGTCGTAGACCTTGTCGGCAATCGTCGTTTTTCCGCTGAGCGGGAGTCCCGTGAACCAGAGGTTGAACGGTTCGATGCGCTTTTTGCCGAACCGTATACGCTGCCACACTTTTTCATGCCCCCAGTAGAGTGCCACTTTGAGCACCGTTTCGATCAGGCCGGCGGCGATGGCCATGTCAAGCCGGCCGAAAAAAACGTAGACGATGACGATGGTCGTGCCCGTCGCCACGAATCGCCAGCTGATCCCTTTGACGACCGAGCGGGTGTTGGTCTCTTTATACATGGCACTTCCTATGGAAGCGCGTGCTACGAATTTTTAAAACACCATTCGTAGCATGTAGCCCGTAATACGTAGTACGTAGCACTAAATGGCCTTGCATCCCCACTCCGGGTAGAATTCGCGGATATAGGCGTTGAGCGCTCTTTCCGCTTCGGTATAGACGCGCTCTTTTTTCCGCCGGGCCGAAACCCCCGCGATCATGCCGGCGGCGACGGTGTTGTTGGTGATCTTGTCGATCAGAATAAACGCACCCGTGCGCTTGCTCTCTTCGTACATATCAAAGGCAACTTTTTCGCTCAGGTCGATCTTCACGCGGGCGATATCGTTGAGATCGAGCGTTTTCGTCGCGATCTTCTCCCAGCTGTTGACATCGCGTTTGAACATGATGTCGCTGACGGTGGCGTTGGCCTCTTTGGCGTAGAGTTTGACGGTATATTCTCTGTTCTTCAGTGGCTCCTCGTCCATCCAGACCATCATCGCCTCGAAGCTGTCGCTGAAGTAGGGCTCCCGCTCGCCTTCTTTGACGATCAGGTCTCCGCGGGAGATATCGATCTCGTCGTCGAGTGTGAGCGTGACGGCCAGCGGCGCGAACGCCTTTTGGGCCGTCTCGATGCCGTCTTTGTTGGTTTCGGGATTGAGCGGGGGGACGATGGTTTTGACCGTGGTGCTCTTTTTGGAAGGGTAGACGACAATCCTCTCCCCCTCTTCGATCGTGCCGGATGCGATGGTGCCGGCAAACCCGCGGAAGTCGAGGTTGGGGCGGTTGACATACTGGACGGGGTAGCGAAACGCTTCGAATTCGCTGGTTTTGATTTCGACGGTGTCGAGATATTCGAGCAGCGGTTTGCCCTCATACCACGCCATCTTTGAAGAGGCATCGACAACATTGTCGCCTTTAAGCGCCGACATCGGGATAAAGTCAATCGTCTGGTTGAAGTTTTTATAGGGCAGGGAAAATTTGAGCTGATCGTACATCTGTTTGTAGTCGCTTACGATCTTGTCGTAAACTTCCCGGCTGTAGCCGACCAGATCCATTTTGTTGATCGCGACGACGATGTTGCGAATGCCCAGCAGGCTGACAAGAAAGGAGTGGCGGCGCGTCTGGGTGAGCACACCTTTTCTGGCATCGATGAGAATGACGGCAAGATCGGCGGTACTCGCACCCGTGACCATGTTGCGCGTGTACTGCTCGTGGCCGGGTGTGTCGGCGATGATGTATTTGCGTTTATCGGTCGAAAAGAAGCGGTAGGCCACGTCGATCGTGATGCCCTGTTCGCGTTCGCTCTGCAGGCCGTCGATGAGCAGGGCGAAGTCGATCTCTTCGTTTCCGACGGTTCCGTACTTTTTCGTTTCGTTTTTGGCCGCGGCGAGCTGGTCTTCGAAGATCATTTTGCTGTCGTAAAGCAGCCGGCCGATCAGCGTCGATTTTCCGTCGTCGACACTGCCGCAGGTGATGAAACGAAGCATCTGCTTGTTTTCGTGCTCCTTGAGATACTTTTCGATATTGTCTGCAATCTTTTCTCTGCCCATTAAAAGTATCCTTCGATTTTTTTCTTCTCCATCGACCCTTCCTGATCTTTGTCGATCAGGCGCCCTTCGCGTTCGCTGCTTCGGCTCAGCAGCATCTCCTGGATAATCTCCGGCAGTGTCGAAGCCGTCGATTCGATGGCTCCGGTCAGCGGGTAGCAGCCGAGCGTTCGGAAACGAACCATCTGCTTTTTCGCTTTTTTTCTCAACTCTTCGGGCATACGGTCGTCGTCGACCATCACTTTGGCCCCTTCATACTCGACGACCGGCCGCTCTTTGGCGAAATAGAGCGGAACGATGGGAATACCCTCCAGATAGATGTATTGCCAGATATCGAGTTCGGTCCAGTTTGAAAGCGGGAATACGCGTACGCTCTCGCCTTTGTGGATTTTTGTATTGAAAAGATTCCAGAGTTCGGGGCGCTGGTTTTTCGGATCCCAGCGGTGGTTTTTATCGCGGAACGAAAAGATGCGCTCTTTGGCACGGCTCTTTTCCTCGTCGCGCCTGGCACCTCCGATGACGGCGTCGTAGCCGCCGGCATTGAGTGCTTGCTTGAGCGCTTGTGTCTTCATGATGTCGGTGTGGACTTTGGAGCCGTGGATGAAGGGGTTGATGTTCATTTCGATCCCTTCGGGATTGGAGTGGACGACCAGGTCGACGCCCAACTCTTTGACCCGTCTGTCGCGAAATTCGATCATCTCCTTGAATTTCCAGAGGGTATCGACATGCAGAAGCGGAAACGGCGGTTTGGCGGGGTAAAAAGCTTTCATGGCCAGGTGCAGCATGACCGAGCTGTCCTTGCCGATGGAGTACATCATGACCGGGTTGGAAAATGTCGCCGCAACCTCTCGAAGGATGTAGATGCTCTCGGCTTCGAGTTGTTTGAGGTGGGTGAACCGTTGAGTGTCAGTCATATTCAATTCCTAAAGGTGGTGCATTGTTTTTTGAAACAGATTATATCTGTTTTTCATTGTAAAGTTCCTCAATCACTTTTTCCCACTCTTCGATCACGACTTTCCAGTCGAAACGTTTGGCGAGTTCTATGGCGTTTTTTGAAGCTTTGGCAAGTTCGTCCGAATGTTTTCGCAGGTGACGGATCGTCTTTTCCATCTCTTCGAAAGTGTGCACGACGTAACCATCTTTTCCGTGGGTTATCCACTCGTCGGCTCCGTAGTCGTCATAGACCAATGAGGGGACACCGGCGGCCGCGGTCTCGAGTGTTACTTTCGGAAAACCTTCGGAACGGGAAGGAAAGATATGCAGATCCATTTTTTTCAAAATTTCGGCGAGCTGTGAATGCGTGAGCGTACCGAGATATTCGACATTGGAAAGATTGTTCTCTTCGATATAGTTTCGAATTTCATCGAGATCCTCCCCGTTCCCTGCCATGTAAAAATCGAGTTCCGGAAAACGTTTTGCCAGGTCGAGAAAATCGAAAACCCCTTTTCTCTTTTTCATTCGACCGATGAAAATGACGTTTTTAAGGCCGGTAATCTCTTTGTTCTCGTTCAAAAAGGTATCGGTATCGGTTCCGAGATATAAAATCTTCTCTTCCGTTTTAATGCCGTGACGCTCTTCGTTGTAGTTTTTGAGAAACCTGGTGATAGAATATACTCTATTGTAACCCAAGAAAGAGCGTTTGAACGCTTCGTAAGTGGTTCCCGACTCCAGAATTTGGCCCAACATCTCGTCGCCGTAAATACCCTCGACAGTTCTAAAGCTCTTCTTTCCAAGGAGTTTCAACCAAAACTTGTTCCATCCACATATCTCGCCTTTGGGAAGATAAGCTACGTCGCACTGAATGATTCCCCACAGGTATCCCAAATATTTGGAAATTTTATGCGGATAGAAACATCTGAATGTTTTGATGTGGGAAGTTGATTGAATCGGTATTTTTCCCGAGTAGAGCGTTAGTGAAAAAATTTCGAATCTCTTTTTGTCCAGGTGATTGGCAATCGCAAGACAGTTGAGATTTTGGGCATTGGTAAAATTGATGTATCCACCAAGAAAAACTCTGATTTTTTTCATTTTCATTCTTTCATCAGTTTCAAGAATTTTGTTTCATCGAGCGGTGAATAGAAATGCTGGAACCACATGAACACTTTTTTTGCCTCTTCAAGATATTTGCGTTCGCTGGAGAGATACTCTTTTATCTTTTGGATAAGACTCGACTCGTCGAATATACCCAGTGGGTAGCGGTAGTCATCGATAAAGAAACGGGGGTCAAGCAAGTCGTTTTCCCATAACAGCGTAGGAATGCCTTCCGCCGCCGCTTCGAATGTCGTTGTGGAATGGAATGTGAGATGAAGTGAGCACTGCTGCAAAGCGTCCGAAAGAGAGCCTTTATATAGATGTGTAAAAGGATATCGAAACAAAGCGCTGTCATCGATATCGTGAGAAAAACGTGGGTGATGTTTTAGAAGCAGGGTAATACCGCTGTCGATGAAAAAATCTTGGTATGTGTCGAAAAAGTGGACTATTTTCTCGAGAAGCTTGTTGTTCAAGATAGGGTTCGGGTCAGAAAATTGAAGGGAGAACAAAATGCTCTTTTGCGCGAAATGATTTCGAAAATTTCCCCTAATGCGCTGTCCAATGACAAAGGCGTGATCGAGATAATACCCTTTTTTGTCTGCACGACACAAGACATCTTTGAATCCATCTCCGTAGAGAAGTACGTTGGCTTTGTTTCGCTCGATATGTTCAGCCGCCGTTTCGTTTCGAATATAGCCTGAATGCGAAGATGTGATGACACCGTGTTGATAATCGTAGAGACAGGCCTCTTTATCGATGCTCCGAAAAAAACCGAGCATACTGTTGGAAAGAACGATGTAGTTTTTGAAACGAAACTTTCTGAATAGAAGCGGCTTGAGTTTCTCTGCGATGTACCATTCGCGATGCTGAAACGACTCGAATTTTTCCAAAGAAACGATTTTACGGAAAA
Coding sequences:
- a CDS encoding glycosyltransferase family 4 protein; this translates as MKKIRVFLGGYINFTNAQNLNCLAIANHLDKKRFEIFSLTLYSGKIPIQSTSHIKTFRCFYPHKISKYLGYLWGIIQCDVAYLPKGEICGWNKFWLKLLGKKSFRTVEGIYGDEMLGQILESGTTYEAFKRSFLGYNRVYSITRFLKNYNEERHGIKTEEKILYLGTDTDTFLNENKEITGLKNVIFIGRMKKRKGVFDFLDLAKRFPELDFYMAGNGEDLDEIRNYIEENNLSNVEYLGTLTHSQLAEILKKMDLHIFPSRSEGFPKVTLETAAAGVPSLVYDDYGADEWITHGKDGYVVHTFEEMEKTIRHLRKHSDELAKASKNAIELAKRFDWKVVIEEWEKVIEELYNEKQI